The Montipora capricornis isolate CH-2021 chromosome 6, ASM3666992v2, whole genome shotgun sequence genome has a window encoding:
- the LOC138050707 gene encoding uncharacterized protein has product MAARLDLNVRDELIEQYFKLGYNHAEILSCLLLLHDQELSLRQLKRILARRSLKRRQNVSDLRTVIVAIEQEQRGSGSDIGYRSVWQRMVTDHGLVVSKETVRHALRIIDPDGVDRRLRHRLQRRQYKGRGPNSLWHIDGYDKLKPFGFSIHGYIDGNSTGRRIMWLEVGMSNNDLTVVAGYFVKCITEVGGTARIVRADSGTENSHVAAIQRFLRNNSDDSFEAEKSFIYGRSVSNQRIESWWSQLRRGCTDWWIQHFKELQESGCYCDSNVVHVECLRFCYMDILRDELYRSARLWHNHRIGPSANHESPGGRPDLLFSVPEVSGTRDFMIEVDEVDITVSQQLVCDSNSEQLLNCTPEFSDLANIIMHEKHWLMPKSPDEAKEMYGALIDHIEKL; this is encoded by the exons ATGGCGGCGCGTTTGGACTTGAACGTTCGTGATGAATTAATTGAGCAATACTTCAAACTTGGATACAACCATGCAGAAATACTTTCATGTCTTCTCTTACTGCATGATCAGGAACTCAGTTTGCGACAGCTAAAAAGAATACTAGCCCGTAGAAGCCTTAAAAGACGGCAAAACGTTTCCGACCTGAGAACCGTTATTGTTGCCATTGAACAAGAGCAACGAGGAAGTGGAAGTGATATTGGATATAGATCTGTTTGGCAAAGAATGGTCACGGATCACGGCCTTGTGGTTTCTAAAGAGACGGTACGGCACGCTCTCAGGATCATAGATCCCGATGGCGTAGATAGGCGCTTGAGGCATCGACTCCAAAGGCGTCAGTATAAGGGAAGAGGGCCAAATTCTCTTTGGCACATAGACGGGTATGATAAACTGAAACCTTTTGGATTTTCCATCCACGGATATATAGATGGCAATAGTACAGG TAGGCGAATAATGTGGCTCGAGGTTGGAATGTCTAACAATGACCTCACAGTTGTTGCAGGTTATTTTGTCAAATGTATAACTGAGGTAGGGGGCACTGCCCGTATTGTACGAGCGGACAGTGGTACAGAAAACAGCCATGTTGCTGCCATTCAACGTTTCCTTCGAAACAATTCAGATGACTCGTTTGAGGCAGAGAAGAGTTTTATTTACGGTCGTTCGGTATCCAATCAAAGGATAGAATCTTGGTGGTCCCAGCTGCGAAGGGGTTGTACTGATTGGTGGATACAGCATTTCAAAGAGCTTCAAGAAAGTGGCTGTTATTGTGATTCTAATGTGGTACATGTGGAATGTTTGAGATTTTGCTACATGGACATCTTAAGGGATGAACTGTACAGATCTGCAAGGCTTTGGCACAATCATAGAATTGGACCGTCTGCTAACCACGAGTCACCTGGAGGACGTCCAGATCTTCTCTTTTCAGTTCCAGAGGTATCAGGTACAAGGGACTTTATGATTGAGGTGGACGAGGTTGACATCACTGTAAGTCAGCAACTTGTGTGTGACAGTAATAGTGAGCAACTACTTAACTGCACACCAGAATTTTCAGATCTTGCCAACATTATCATGCATGAAAAACACTGGCTCATGCCAAAATCACCTGACGAAGCAAAGGAAATGTATGGTGCTTTGATTGATCATATTGAAAAGCTGTAA